In the genome of Opitutales bacterium, one region contains:
- a CDS encoding SurA N-terminal domain-containing protein: protein MISWIQDRLAKNGNWIFSILLVVLLIPFVFTIGNTPGCAGTERRGESTTFFGHDFSQNAVAEKWTRDAQIATMLETGRPPMNEQMVQFSMMSRISSLALADEFNIPTPGAREVKAFIPTLRLFQTPDGNFDNQAYLQFLDSLDTNPSLTEKDVEWTIQNSFRISELEKVLGAQGFSLPSEALMSQQVKRIRYSVEVAEFNKATFDPKIEVTDETLQQYFDLNAPAYEVPEKVESAWVSFQVETLKEEVSVTPDEETLQAYLDENAGRYDDQAPVNEDGEPGEVTLDLVRDAVLADYTIEATTREATRLAEQRASDLAYDLYELNAPFGSEEVTDLLANRGLEAVDLPAVSATERAARLGQNMPEDLPAMLHTLDDSRGFTDAVRLTNGDFGIFFLKGRQEAFIPELADVRFRVDRDFRRAEKDRLFSEAGVRISDDINSSITEGASFKQAVLESELVLPLDATIEMFLDGRDLLYIAENTGFQTQVFEDFTSQQRPTDLAFPVLNALTNLSPGETSPMITSGDTGYFAYVIKKETPEIAKDDGALDTELAQIETMMASRLGQGFLNAMIRAQVPDEEQN from the coding sequence ATGATATCCTGGATACAAGACCGCCTGGCAAAGAACGGAAATTGGATTTTTAGCATCCTGCTCGTCGTCCTTCTGATTCCTTTCGTTTTCACTATAGGTAACACACCGGGCTGCGCCGGCACCGAACGCCGTGGCGAATCGACTACCTTTTTCGGACACGATTTTAGCCAAAACGCAGTGGCCGAAAAATGGACGCGCGACGCTCAGATAGCGACCATGCTGGAAACTGGGCGCCCCCCCATGAATGAGCAGATGGTGCAATTTTCCATGATGTCCCGTATCAGCTCACTAGCCTTAGCAGACGAATTCAACATCCCAACACCGGGCGCTCGTGAAGTGAAAGCATTCATCCCTACCTTGCGCCTGTTCCAAACACCCGATGGCAATTTTGACAACCAGGCCTATCTACAGTTTTTGGACAGCCTAGACACAAACCCATCACTGACAGAAAAAGATGTAGAATGGACCATCCAAAACTCCTTTCGCATTAGCGAGCTCGAGAAAGTCTTGGGCGCACAGGGGTTCTCACTGCCCTCTGAAGCACTCATGAGCCAGCAAGTGAAACGTATTCGATATAGCGTCGAAGTAGCGGAATTTAATAAAGCCACCTTCGATCCGAAAATCGAAGTCACCGACGAAACGCTGCAGCAATATTTCGATTTGAACGCGCCTGCTTATGAGGTTCCTGAAAAGGTAGAATCGGCCTGGGTGTCCTTCCAAGTAGAAACACTCAAAGAAGAAGTCTCTGTCACCCCAGACGAGGAAACGCTCCAGGCCTACCTAGATGAAAACGCCGGGAGATACGATGATCAGGCACCGGTCAACGAAGACGGCGAGCCTGGGGAGGTGACTCTAGACCTCGTTCGTGATGCAGTGCTTGCTGACTACACCATTGAAGCCACCACGCGCGAGGCAACCCGCTTAGCCGAACAGCGCGCCTCCGACCTGGCTTACGATCTCTATGAACTCAACGCTCCCTTTGGAAGCGAAGAGGTGACTGACCTACTCGCTAACCGCGGTCTCGAAGCCGTGGATCTACCTGCGGTGAGCGCCACAGAACGTGCAGCACGGCTCGGGCAAAACATGCCAGAAGACCTCCCCGCAATGCTGCATACCCTTGATGACAGCCGCGGCTTTACAGATGCAGTTCGTCTGACAAATGGAGATTTCGGAATCTTCTTTCTCAAGGGACGTCAGGAAGCCTTTATCCCCGAGTTGGCAGATGTGCGCTTTCGCGTAGACCGCGATTTCCGTCGCGCGGAAAAAGATCGTCTATTTTCGGAAGCCGGAGTGCGTATCTCCGACGACATCAATTCAAGTATCACAGAGGGTGCCTCGTTCAAACAGGCCGTTCTAGAAAGTGAGCTGGTTCTTCCCTTAGATGCCACGATCGAGATGTTCCTGGATGGACGAGACCTACTGTATATTGCGGAAAATACAGGATTCCAGACTCAGGTCTTCGAAGACTTCACAAGCCAACAGCGCCCGACTGATTTAGCCTTCCCGGTTCTCAATGCCCTGACCAACTTAAGCCCAGGTGAGACCTCGCCGATGATCACCTCCGGCGACACAGGCTACTTTGCCTACGTTATCAAAAAGGAAACTCCGGAGATCGCCAAAGACGATGGCGCGCTCGATACTGAACTGGCACAGATCGAAACCATGATGGCCTCACGGCTGGGACAAGGATTTCTCAATGCCATGATTCGGGCGCAAGTTCCGGACGAGGAACAGAACTAA
- a CDS encoding DUF502 domain-containing protein: protein MIRSLRNGFISGLVLVAPLGVTLFVLSFLVDRVGKTAANIFFGRVFDEQLQSGFWSFVLGCASIVIVALLITLVGWLSKLFFARFLLNIGEQFVVRLPFINTIYKSVKQIVNTFAQQQKAIFQETVLVEYPRKGMWAVGFMTGNTQGEVQEKTSKQMLNVFVPTTPNPTSGFLLMVPKEDVIKLDMAVGDGMKLIISGGAVVPPSPSKAISEQAPEPSAS, encoded by the coding sequence ATGATTCGATCTTTGCGCAACGGATTCATATCCGGCCTCGTCCTCGTAGCCCCACTCGGTGTCACACTATTTGTCCTCTCTTTTCTTGTCGATCGCGTCGGCAAGACTGCTGCCAACATCTTCTTCGGACGTGTCTTCGACGAGCAGTTACAGAGCGGATTTTGGAGCTTTGTACTCGGGTGTGCGTCGATTGTTATCGTGGCTCTCCTGATCACCTTAGTCGGGTGGCTATCGAAGCTCTTCTTCGCTCGGTTCCTTTTAAACATTGGTGAACAGTTTGTGGTCCGCCTGCCCTTCATTAACACGATCTATAAATCGGTTAAGCAGATCGTTAATACCTTCGCCCAGCAACAGAAAGCCATTTTTCAAGAAACGGTACTCGTAGAATATCCCCGCAAGGGCATGTGGGCCGTCGGCTTTATGACTGGAAACACCCAGGGTGAGGTTCAGGAAAAAACGTCGAAGCAGATGCTCAATGTCTTCGTACCGACAACGCCCAACCCCACCAGTGGCTTCCTGCTCATGGTCCCAAAAGAGGATGTAATCAAACTGGATATGGCGGTGGGCGATGGAATGAAACTCATCATTTCCGGAGGTGCCGTGGTGCCACCCAGCCCGTCAAAGGCCATCTCTGAACAAGCCCCGGAACCATCAGCAAGTTGA
- a CDS encoding acetolactate synthase has protein sequence MGIITEREGWQEPIIQFSVYADNKVGRLNELIGALTHRELHILAFTVIDTTDSAIIRMVCDYHSEARDILKQKGFAFNEVEVFAVEVSQLSDVHKVTCALVQAEVNVHYIYPFIGRANGSSAFVLRMEDNDIATSILKTSGIKVLSRNDLTR, from the coding sequence ATGGGTATAATCACTGAAAGAGAAGGGTGGCAGGAGCCAATTATCCAATTTTCGGTCTACGCCGATAATAAGGTCGGTAGGCTGAATGAACTGATTGGTGCGCTCACTCACCGAGAGCTACATATCCTAGCGTTCACGGTGATCGATACGACTGACAGCGCTATCATCCGAATGGTTTGTGATTACCACAGTGAAGCTCGAGATATCCTAAAGCAGAAAGGCTTTGCTTTTAACGAAGTGGAAGTGTTTGCGGTAGAAGTGTCCCAACTGTCAGATGTGCATAAGGTCACCTGTGCGTTGGTTCAAGCGGAGGTGAATGTGCATTATATCTATCCCTTTATTGGGCGTGCCAATGGCTCTTCGGCCTTTGTGCTCAGAATGGAGGACAATGATATTGCCACCTCCATTTTGAAGACTTCTGGCATCAAGGTCCTCAGTCGCAACGACCTGACTCGTTAG
- a CDS encoding UDP-2,3-diacylglucosamine diphosphatase, with amino-acid sequence MATTLKFRTIFLSDIHLGTEECKIDEVNHFLKHSHSEKLVLNGDIIDGWSLSRKGGWTKGHTRCIRLILKKLEKKNLEVIYTRGNHDDILTRFLPLELDRLRIVESHIHHGVEGDYLVVHGDGFDAVTTNHKWLAVIGDIGYQSLLKINRLYNKYRAWRGKEYYSLSKAIKAKVKSAVNFVGKYEEQLQHLAQKHNCCGIICGHIHTPANKWIDNVHYLNSGDWVESLTALVEHLDGSFEVISFREFERRRQEKAERKKHSKIVNIHDELEPVSEDEEHEPVDVAETIIHVQQALKNP; translated from the coding sequence ATGGCTACTACTCTCAAATTCCGCACGATATTCTTGTCAGATATTCATCTGGGAACTGAAGAGTGTAAGATCGATGAGGTAAACCATTTCCTAAAGCACAGCCATTCTGAGAAGCTTGTTCTAAACGGAGACATCATTGATGGCTGGAGCCTGTCACGCAAAGGGGGTTGGACCAAAGGTCACACCCGCTGCATCCGATTGATCCTTAAGAAACTCGAAAAGAAAAACCTCGAGGTCATCTATACCCGGGGCAATCACGATGACATCTTGACGCGGTTTCTACCTCTCGAACTCGATCGCCTACGCATTGTCGAGAGCCACATCCACCACGGGGTGGAAGGCGATTACCTGGTGGTCCACGGTGATGGATTTGATGCAGTCACCACCAATCACAAGTGGTTGGCTGTGATCGGCGACATCGGCTATCAATCACTGCTCAAAATCAATCGACTCTATAACAAATACCGCGCCTGGCGGGGCAAAGAGTATTACTCGCTTTCGAAAGCGATTAAGGCCAAAGTGAAGTCAGCAGTAAACTTTGTGGGTAAATACGAGGAACAGCTTCAGCACCTCGCTCAAAAGCATAATTGCTGCGGTATCATCTGCGGCCACATCCATACCCCTGCCAACAAATGGATCGACAACGTCCACTACCTCAATTCAGGCGATTGGGTTGAGTCCCTTACTGCTCTAGTGGAGCACTTAGACGGAAGTTTCGAAGTCATTTCATTCCGCGAATTTGAGCGCAGGCGTCAGGAAAAAGCCGAGCGCAAAAAACACAGCAAGATCGTAAATATACACGATGAGCTTGAGCCCGTATCAGAAGACGAGGAACACGAACCTGTTGATGTCGCAGAGACCATCATACATGTTCAGCAAGCCCTCAAGAACCCGTAG
- a CDS encoding glycosyltransferase family 1 protein gives MRIAIITETFPPEVNGVAMTLSRIARGLVAAGHEVLVIRPKQKHEKISDHHHEFREVCVAGLPIPGYDSLNFGLPSGSKIEHVWKAWQPDIAYIATEGPLGFSTIGAAERLQVPVVSGFHTNFNHYMANYNLPFLKDATGSYLRWFHNRTLATFAPSPDSINQLETMGLQNLRLLGRGVDTALFSPEKRNPELRTEWGASDSDIVALYVGRIAAEKNLPLTIEAMQHLRALRPGTQCVMVGDGPERANVMRRHPEFIYPGMQRGEGLAQHYASADLFIFPSVTETFGNVVTEAMASGLVPIAYDYAAPRQYIEDGSQGFIAAFNDDVDFIRACDRALAAQGTWDEIRNRGRQAMEHLTWSRIVEEFIENLREALSRFPTRDQAPPPVKEAAR, from the coding sequence ATGAGGATAGCCATTATCACTGAGACCTTCCCTCCGGAAGTAAACGGGGTGGCAATGACCCTCAGCCGCATCGCCCGTGGCCTAGTTGCAGCGGGACACGAAGTCCTGGTGATTCGGCCCAAACAGAAACACGAAAAAATTTCTGATCACCATCATGAATTTCGAGAAGTCTGCGTCGCGGGGCTCCCGATTCCAGGGTATGACTCCCTAAACTTTGGCCTGCCAAGTGGATCAAAGATTGAGCACGTCTGGAAAGCTTGGCAGCCCGACATCGCCTACATCGCAACTGAGGGCCCCCTGGGCTTCTCCACCATTGGAGCGGCTGAGCGCCTCCAGGTTCCGGTAGTCTCAGGCTTCCACACCAACTTCAACCATTACATGGCCAACTACAACCTCCCGTTCTTAAAGGACGCCACAGGTTCGTATTTGCGTTGGTTTCACAACCGCACTCTGGCGACGTTTGCACCGTCACCGGACTCCATTAATCAGCTGGAGACTATGGGCCTACAGAACTTACGGCTCTTGGGTCGGGGCGTGGATACGGCTCTTTTTTCTCCTGAGAAACGAAATCCTGAGCTACGCACTGAATGGGGAGCGAGTGACTCAGATATCGTCGCCCTCTACGTCGGACGCATCGCTGCAGAGAAAAATCTACCGCTCACCATTGAAGCAATGCAGCACCTACGTGCCCTGCGGCCCGGGACACAGTGCGTGATGGTGGGCGATGGCCCTGAGCGAGCCAATGTGATGCGACGACATCCCGAATTCATCTATCCCGGAATGCAACGCGGAGAGGGTCTAGCCCAGCACTATGCTTCCGCAGACTTGTTTATCTTTCCATCGGTCACTGAAACATTTGGCAATGTAGTCACAGAAGCGATGGCCAGTGGCCTCGTGCCCATTGCTTACGATTACGCCGCACCGCGGCAATATATAGAGGACGGCAGTCAAGGCTTCATCGCGGCGTTCAATGATGACGTTGATTTTATCCGTGCATGCGACCGGGCATTGGCTGCACAAGGTACTTGGGATGAGATACGCAATCGTGGCCGACAAGCCATGGAGCACCTCACATGGTCACGCATCGTCGAGGAATTTATTGAGAACTTGCGTGAAGCCCTGAGTCGGTTTCCCACCCGTGACCAAGCACCCCCGCCCGTCAAGGAGGCCGCGCGTTAG
- a CDS encoding HDOD domain-containing protein: protein MDTGSDFVYMPLLDRSKILKLAEELPPTPQILSKIQSCMQNPDSDLNDLVKLIRMDATLAAQVVRLSNSSFYGGSIPSENIMEAVQRLGFREVHRLVGLVAAKQFMGAAAPVYKLKAGELWEISIIRAVMLETFAKAVGVNHDTAYTIGLLHGIGKVVVNQCTLEAGLSFYDEVEDGQVSPELEQRILGMHFGDIGGVLMECWKFTQEVILPVRFQVSPFDAPDQRVMTCLLYLSTHLGDQWRAEGEADPFLVEDVEQIYEITALKENDIPSILETTAERIEKIKSEFNF, encoded by the coding sequence ATGGATACAGGCTCCGACTTTGTTTACATGCCTTTGCTCGATCGATCAAAGATTCTCAAGCTCGCGGAGGAACTGCCGCCGACACCTCAGATCTTATCTAAGATCCAGAGCTGCATGCAAAATCCCGACTCAGATCTAAATGATCTGGTGAAACTTATTCGGATGGATGCGACGCTGGCTGCACAGGTTGTCCGATTGAGCAATAGTAGTTTTTACGGAGGTTCGATCCCAAGCGAGAACATCATGGAAGCCGTTCAGCGTTTAGGGTTTCGCGAGGTCCATCGACTCGTCGGCTTAGTCGCAGCCAAACAGTTTATGGGAGCGGCCGCACCAGTCTACAAATTGAAGGCAGGCGAACTTTGGGAAATTTCCATCATTCGGGCTGTCATGTTAGAGACCTTCGCAAAAGCAGTGGGTGTCAATCACGACACGGCCTACACTATCGGACTACTTCACGGCATAGGAAAGGTTGTGGTAAATCAATGCACGCTCGAAGCAGGGTTGTCTTTCTATGATGAGGTAGAGGACGGACAAGTCTCGCCCGAGCTGGAGCAACGCATCTTGGGTATGCACTTTGGAGATATCGGCGGCGTCCTTATGGAATGCTGGAAATTTACTCAGGAAGTTATTTTACCAGTGCGTTTTCAAGTATCGCCTTTCGATGCTCCCGATCAACGTGTCATGACCTGCCTGCTCTACCTTTCCACCCATCTTGGCGACCAGTGGCGCGCAGAAGGAGAAGCCGACCCGTTTTTAGTCGAGGACGTAGAGCAAATTTATGAGATTACTGCTCTGAAAGAAAATGATATCCCTTCCATCTTGGAAACCACAGCTGAGCGGATCGAAAAAATTAAGTCCGAGTTCAATTTCTAA